One genomic segment of Bacillus sp. 2205SS5-2 includes these proteins:
- a CDS encoding nuclear transport factor 2 family protein, with amino-acid sequence MEEIIIYEYEERLRKAGVNGDVENLDRLISDDLSFVSPVGQITTKEDDIVSHRSGILNITEFTFYPHVEEFKFSRQYDSITRTF; translated from the coding sequence GTGGAAGAAATTATTATCTATGAATATGAAGAAAGATTACGGAAGGCTGGGGTAAATGGGGATGTAGAAAATCTCGATAGACTTATCAGTGATGACCTTTCATTTGTCAGCCCCGTTGGACAAATTACAACTAAGGAGGATGATATCGTATCTCATCGGTCAGGGATCTTGAACATTACTGAATTTACATTTTACCCCCATGTCGAAGAATTTAAATTTTCCAGACAATACGATAGCATCACAAGGACTTTTTGA
- a CDS encoding enolase C-terminal domain-like protein, with translation MIKIRNVKTIITAPEGIDLVVVKIETSEPGLFGLGCATFTQRSKAVFSAIEDYLKPFLIGKDVHRIEDIWNTSMVSAYWRNGPVLNNALSGIDMALWDIKGKIAGLPLYQLFGGKSREGAAVYIHADGKDKQEVESNVLKFKEQGYRYIRCQMGLYGGENQEMVKPEGALNGAYYNPKVYMRDVVSMFDHIRGSVGYEIELLHDVHERLAPIDAVNFAKDLEPFKLFYLEDALSPEQMDWFKYLRSQSSIPLAVGELFNNPNEWIPLIKENLIDFIRIHISQIGGITPALKMISLAEAFGVRTAWHGPGDVSPVGHAAHVHLDISATNFGIQELNPFSEELLEVFPGTPEVKNGYVYPNEKPGLGIDINEELATKYPSLDQLPTWTLSRLPDGTSARP, from the coding sequence GTGATTAAAATAAGAAATGTCAAAACCATTATTACCGCACCAGAAGGAATCGATTTGGTTGTTGTGAAAATTGAAACGTCAGAACCAGGCTTGTTTGGTTTAGGGTGTGCTACTTTTACACAACGATCTAAGGCCGTTTTTTCAGCAATTGAAGACTATTTAAAGCCATTTTTAATTGGTAAAGATGTTCATCGTATTGAGGATATTTGGAATACTTCCATGGTGAGTGCCTATTGGAGAAATGGACCCGTATTGAATAATGCTTTGTCTGGAATTGATATGGCACTTTGGGATATTAAGGGTAAAATTGCGGGGTTACCACTGTACCAATTGTTTGGAGGAAAAAGTAGAGAAGGGGCTGCTGTTTATATCCATGCTGATGGGAAAGACAAGCAGGAAGTTGAATCGAATGTTTTGAAGTTTAAGGAGCAAGGATATCGCTATATTCGTTGCCAAATGGGACTTTATGGGGGCGAAAATCAAGAGATGGTCAAGCCTGAAGGAGCCCTAAACGGTGCCTACTATAATCCGAAAGTTTATATGAGAGATGTTGTTTCTATGTTTGATCATATTCGTGGCAGTGTAGGATATGAGATTGAATTATTACATGATGTTCATGAAAGACTTGCTCCGATTGATGCAGTGAATTTTGCTAAGGACCTAGAACCGTTTAAACTCTTCTATTTGGAGGATGCGTTATCACCAGAACAGATGGATTGGTTTAAGTATTTAAGAAGTCAATCTTCCATTCCTTTAGCCGTTGGTGAATTGTTTAATAATCCAAATGAGTGGATTCCGCTTATTAAGGAAAATTTAATCGATTTTATTCGTATACATATTAGTCAAATTGGAGGCATTACGCCTGCTCTGAAGATGATTTCCTTAGCTGAAGCATTTGGTGTGAGGACAGCTTGGCATGGCCCAGGTGATGTGTCGCCAGTAGGACATGCGGCTCATGTTCATCTGGACATTTCTGCAACAAATTTTGGGATTCAAGAGTTAAATCCATTTAGCGAAGAGCTTTTAGAGGTTTTCCCGGGAACTCCTGAAGTGAAAAATGGTTATGTGTATCCAAATGAAAAACCAGGATTAGGAATAGATATTAACGAGGAACTTGCTACAAAATATCCAAGTCTTGACCAATTACCAACATGGACATTGTCACGTTTACCTGATGGAACTTCTGCGAGACCATAA